From Alosa sapidissima isolate fAloSap1 chromosome 2, fAloSap1.pri, whole genome shotgun sequence, one genomic window encodes:
- the bard1 gene encoding BRCA1-associated RING domain protein 1, with product MSQNAWQKTKEAVVDFRKLLLCSKCSKLMSEPLCLGTCEHMFCKSCAGACAGGECSVCFCPAWVKDIQINRQLSNITDLFRNLEGLLAPPEVSATPPIEPCEAAEVSPIVKRKKRYRIWTSPRSHRIRCRVESHGEATLFPADLAQHRPRPQKALFRPQDASVYNFPASSQDSGSSSPSRTVSSGGSKRKRKPAKNVRVRQALVRAQMAITRKQKRKLQLQVINQQWGIGTHAEAGAPEERREESEGGGDGSEREGKRPRKRVSFQNPDSPLHEDHPKENAPPSENLVTASRSAMSDTGLLSGASTAPPESIKQPASPSKLPPCRMPKRARPAGGGVEPQRSPKRPRASPGVGGWPAAVDGLSTLSTPPPSPSPQALSSPRGSPGGSRREPGLSPGPSPAGGRRSQGRQSQGSPAFAKRNHKGETPLHLAAIKGDVEAVKRLLEQGADPNLKDNAGWTPLHEASNHGHAAVVEALILGGSLLNTPGYQNDSPLHDAVRNGHAAIVRLLLEHGASQSVLNMFGLRALDCAETPEMREILLGASERGHPLHSPLSPPASLSKTGACGQKDGRVTLLGSKLTQPQRRQLAQAARLLGARLADAFSSAVTHVVVAEGGVPTTLSTLQGILNGCWILHFSWVKACRQAGARAAEVEHEAGEGPQRSRFNRDNLLPRLLDGCFFFLLGSFQRPEKADLLTLIREGGGQVLSRQPKPDSDVTQTLSAAAYHARPGSDQALCTQYILYEPQGAYRPSRVRLGKVWSAPASWLLDCISAFQLLPVPELEPAPAP from the exons ATGTCTCAGAATGCTTGGCAGAAAACGAAGGAAGCAGTCGTAGATTTCCGAAAACTTCTGCTGTGCTCGAAATG CTCCAAACTGATGAGTGAGCCTttgtgtcttggaacatgtgaGCATATGTTTTGCAA GTCTTGTGCAGGGGCCTGCGCGGGTGGTGAATGCAGCGTATGTTTCTGCCCTGCCTGGGTAAAAGACATCCAGATCAACAGGCAACTTAGTAACATTACCGATCTCTTTCGCAATCTGGAGGGACTTCTTGCTCCTCCTGAAGTCTCAG CTACGCCTCCAATTGAACCCTGTGAGGCAGCGGAGGTGAGCCCCATTGTCAAACGCAAGAAGAGGTACCGCATCTGGACCAGCCCTAGAAGCCACCGCATACGCTGTCGGGTGGAGAGCCACGGGGAGGCCACCCTCTTCCCCGCGGACTTGGCCCAGCATCGCCCCAGGCCCCAGAAGGCCTTGTTTCGACCCCAGGACGCATCCGTGTACAACTTCCCCGCGTCCTCCCAGGACTCGGGTTCCTCCTCGCCCTCAAGGACGGTGAGTAGCGGTGGCAGCAAGAGGAAAAGAAAACCTGCGAAAAACGTCCGAGTCCGCCAAGCTCTGGTGCGTGCTCAGATGGCCATCACCAGGAAGCAGAAGAGGAAGCTGCAGCTCCAGGTGATTAACCAGCAGTGGGGCATCGGCACCCACGCAGAGGCCGGTGCTCCCGAGGAGAGACGGGAGGAGAGCGAGGGGGGAGGGGAcggcagtgagagagagggcaagaggcCCAGGAAGAGAGTGTCTTTCCAAAACCCCGACTCTCCTCTCCACGAGGATCATCCGAAAGAAAATGCTCCCCCATCAGAGAATCTTGTCACAGCATCCCGGTCTGCAATGTCAGACACAGGTCTGCTCAGTGGAGCGTCCACTGCGCCTCCAGAATCCATTAAACAACCGGCCAGCCCATCCAAGCTCCCTCCCTGCAGGATGCCCAAGAGGGCTCGGCCGGCAGGGGGAGGTGTGGAGCCGCAGAGATCGCCCAAGCGGCCGAGGGCCTCACCTGGCGTTGGGGGGTGGCCGGCTGCGGTGGAtggcctctccaccctctccacccctccgcCTTCACCTTCGCCGCAGGCCCTCTCCTCACCCCGTGGCAGCCCTGGAGGATCCAGGCGCGAGCCGGGCTTAAGCCCGGGACCTTCACCCGCCGGCGGGAGGAGGTCTCAGGGGCGCCAGAGCCAAGGCAGCCCTGCCTTCGCCAAGAGGAACCACAAAGGGGAGACGCCGCTTCACCTGGCAGCCATCAAG gGAGATGTAGAAGCTGTGAAGAGGCTGTTGGAGCAGGGTGCTGACCCCAACTTGAAGGATAATGCTGGCTGGACACCACTG CATGAGGCCAGCAACCACGGCCACGCGGCAGTGGTGGAGGCTCTGATCCTGGGCGGCTCGCTGCTCAACACCCCCGGCTACCAGAACGACTCGCCGCTCCACGACGCGGTCAGGAACGGCCACGCCGCCATCGTCAGGCTGCTGCTGGAGCATGGCGCCTCCCAGAGCGTACT GAACATGTTTGGCCTGCGAGCGCTGGACTGTGCCGAGACGCCCGAAATGCGCGAGATCCTGTTGGGGGCGTCTGAGAGAGGCCATCCCTTACACTCCCCCCTCAGTCCCCCAGCCAGCCTCAGCAAG ACGGGTGCCTGTGGGCAGAAGGACGGCCGCGTCACCCTCCTCGGGAGCAAGCTGACCCAGCCGCAGCGCCGACAGCTGGCCCAAGCAGCGCGACTTCTGGGAGCGAGGCTGGCCGACGCCTTCTCCAGCGCAG TGACCCATGTGGTTGTGGCAGAGGGCGGAGTGCCCACCACGCTGTCCACCCTGCAGGGCATTCTCAATGGCTGCTGGATCCTCCACTTCAGCT GGGTGAAGGCTTGCCGTCAGGCAGGTGCCCGGGCCGCCGAGGTGGAGCATGAGGCGGGGGAAGGACCCCAGCGCAGCCGCTTCAACCGAGACAACCTG CTTCCCCGGCTCCTTGACGGCTGCTTCTTCTTCCTGCTGGGCTCCTTCCAGCGACCGGAGAAGGCTGACCTGCTGACGCTCATCCGCGAGGGAGGGGGTCAGGTCCTGAGCAGGCAGCCCAAGCCGGACAGCGACGTCACACAGACCCTGAGTGCCGCCGCCTACCACGCCCGGCCAGGCTCCGACCAGGCCCTCTGCACGCAGTACATCCTCTACGAGCCCCAGGGCGCCTACCGGCCCTCCCGGGTACGCCTAGGCAAGGTGTGGTCAGCCCCCGCTAGCTGGCTGCTGGACTGCATCTCTGCCTTCCAGCTCCTGCCCGTTCCAGAGCTAGAACCAGCGCCGGCACCCTGA